A portion of the Bradyrhizobium manausense genome contains these proteins:
- a CDS encoding acyl-CoA dehydrogenase family protein, whose amino-acid sequence MTAALRFDPIRLPEKCEQLRKEVRAFLAEEIAAGTFDPHKPNREDTDAPEFSRRVGAKGWLGMTWPKKYGGQERSFLERYVVTEEMRVANAPTRRFFVADRQSGPVLIKYAPEHIKMDILPRICRGEICFAIGMSEPNSGSDLFAAKTRATKTDGGYLINGTKIWTSSAHIADYMIAIFRTSPPTKENRRHGLTQFLVKMKQPGIKVNPIGQITGQYEFNEVVFTDFFVPEDHVLGEVDGAWKQATSELAYERSGPERFLETYYVLTELVRAVGSNPDTRSAEGIGRLVAQLHTMRRMSVSVAGMLQAGKEPVVEASIVKDIGTVWEQQLPHRVRDLAAFVEETATNRETLERQLDFAIKTAPKLTIQGGTTEVLRGIIARGLGLR is encoded by the coding sequence ATGACCGCTGCTCTCCGTTTCGATCCGATCCGCCTGCCCGAGAAATGCGAGCAATTGCGCAAGGAAGTGCGCGCGTTCCTCGCCGAAGAAATCGCCGCCGGCACCTTCGATCCGCACAAGCCCAACCGCGAAGACACCGACGCGCCGGAATTTTCCCGCCGGGTCGGTGCCAAGGGCTGGCTTGGCATGACCTGGCCAAAGAAGTATGGCGGCCAGGAGCGCTCGTTCCTCGAACGCTACGTCGTGACCGAAGAGATGCGCGTCGCCAATGCGCCGACGCGGCGCTTCTTCGTCGCCGACCGCCAGAGCGGGCCGGTGCTGATCAAGTACGCGCCCGAGCACATCAAGATGGACATCTTGCCGCGCATCTGCCGCGGCGAGATCTGCTTTGCGATCGGCATGAGCGAACCGAACTCGGGCTCGGATTTGTTCGCCGCGAAGACGCGCGCGACCAAGACCGACGGCGGCTATCTCATCAACGGCACCAAGATCTGGACTTCGTCGGCGCATATCGCCGACTACATGATCGCGATCTTCCGGACGTCACCGCCGACCAAGGAAAATCGTCGTCACGGCCTGACCCAGTTCCTCGTCAAGATGAAGCAGCCGGGCATCAAGGTGAACCCGATCGGCCAGATCACGGGTCAGTACGAGTTCAACGAGGTCGTCTTCACCGACTTCTTCGTGCCCGAGGATCACGTGCTCGGCGAAGTCGACGGCGCCTGGAAGCAGGCGACATCGGAGCTTGCCTATGAGCGCTCAGGTCCCGAGCGCTTCCTCGAGACTTACTACGTGCTGACCGAGCTCGTGCGCGCGGTAGGCTCGAATCCGGACACGCGCAGCGCCGAAGGCATCGGCCGCCTCGTCGCGCAGCTCCACACCATGCGGCGCATGTCGGTCTCGGTCGCCGGCATGTTGCAGGCCGGCAAGGAGCCGGTGGTGGAGGCGTCCATCGTCAAGGACATCGGCACGGTCTGGGAGCAGCAGCTTCCGCACCGCGTGCGCGATCTCGCGGCCTTCGTCGAGGAGACCGCGACCAACCGCGAGACGCTGGAGCGGCAGCTCGACTTCGCCATCAAGACCGCACCGAAACTCACCATCCAGGGCGGCACCACAGAAGTGCTGCGCGGCATCATCGCCCGCGGACTTGGTTTGCGCTAG
- a CDS encoding SDR family NAD(P)-dependent oxidoreductase encodes MAKDSLCAIVTGSASGLGAATAAILAASGARLVINYSSSKTEAEATAELCRKAGAAEVLVAQGDVSKDDDCRRIVAAASGWGKLDILVNNAGTTKHVAHADLDGLSAEDFHRLYGVNTIGPFQMVRAARSLLEAGAKASGRPSAVVNVSSVAGISGVGSSIAYAASKGALNTMTLSLSRALAPLIRVNTVCPGYIDTPWFTKGRGEAGAKQVRDSVVAKVPLKVASSAEDIAQLVCFLAMPASSNMTGEVVRMDAGMHLVT; translated from the coding sequence ATGGCCAAGGACAGTTTGTGCGCAATCGTGACGGGGTCCGCATCCGGCCTCGGCGCTGCGACCGCGGCAATTCTCGCGGCGAGCGGGGCGCGGCTCGTCATCAATTATTCGTCGAGCAAGACCGAAGCCGAGGCCACGGCAGAGCTCTGCCGCAAAGCCGGGGCGGCGGAAGTTCTGGTCGCGCAGGGCGACGTCTCGAAGGACGACGATTGCCGCAGGATCGTTGCGGCCGCGAGCGGCTGGGGCAAGCTCGACATCCTCGTCAACAATGCAGGTACCACCAAGCACGTCGCCCATGCCGACCTCGATGGATTGTCGGCGGAAGATTTCCATCGGCTGTACGGCGTCAACACCATCGGCCCGTTCCAGATGGTGCGTGCGGCGCGCAGCCTGCTCGAAGCGGGTGCGAAGGCTTCGGGGCGTCCATCGGCCGTGGTCAACGTGTCTTCGGTGGCCGGCATCAGCGGCGTCGGCTCGTCGATCGCCTATGCCGCGAGCAAGGGCGCGCTCAATACCATGACCTTGTCGCTGTCGCGCGCGCTCGCGCCGCTGATCCGCGTCAACACTGTATGCCCCGGCTATATCGACACGCCCTGGTTCACCAAAGGCCGCGGGGAGGCCGGCGCCAAGCAGGTGCGCGACAGCGTGGTGGCGAAGGTGCCGCTGAAGGTTGCCTCGTCTGCCGAAGACATCGCGCAGCTGGTCTGCTTCCTGGCGATGCCGGCCTCCAGCAACATGACCGGCGAGGTCGTGCGCATGGATGCGGGGATGCATTTGGTTACGTGA
- a CDS encoding acetate--CoA ligase family protein: MPHPLDSFFAPASIALIGASRDHEKIPGRLLAMLRKNEFPGKIYPVNPNYAEIDGLACYKSITDIGVPIDLAVIIIPARAVLPALEQCATAGVRNAVIISSGFAEEGGDSAAMQDAIAALAKRTGMRISGPNAEGFFSQVQRVAATFSPAVDVKPGVVPLVVTTKRIGIVAQSGGIGFAYYHRAKALGIAVSYVVSAGNESDLGAGEFLDYMVRDASTHVILLFVEGIRDVDKFLAAARRAAELKKPVIVTKVGRSGAGERAAASHTASMAGWSTAYDAVFAKYGFIVSNDLDEALTIAAVLVSNPLPKGDRVAVVTTSGGAGIWGADAVALQGLQVPELSRSIQTEIGKLMPSYGTARNPIDVTAQGVTSGGLQKSVDLLTISDDVDAILVVLSLSSDVRKPFKEPELTPALVAQHKPVVFYSYTVPSDFARRELAASGVVVLSGLTHVGVAMRRAVDYAKFSPPMPADETRLPVRDLSAHLTSPVLSEADSKALLRTAGIALTDEVLVKDKSELDAAVARVGFPLVMKIQSPDIAHKSEVGGVRVNITTKGEVFLAFEALLDNARKHRPEAGIQGVLVGPMARRGVEIIVGTMTDKTFGPMVMVGLGGITTELFRDVVYRPAPVSAAEAGAMLAGLKAAPLLNGFRGAAKTDVAALAQLIADISVLAARHAGEIAEIELNPVLVHPEGQGVTVVDALVVRRK; encoded by the coding sequence ATGCCCCATCCGCTCGACAGCTTCTTCGCCCCCGCGAGCATTGCGCTGATCGGCGCCTCCCGCGATCACGAGAAGATTCCGGGCCGGCTGCTCGCGATGCTGCGCAAGAACGAGTTTCCCGGAAAGATCTATCCGGTGAACCCGAACTACGCGGAGATCGACGGGCTCGCCTGCTACAAATCGATCACGGATATCGGCGTGCCGATCGATCTTGCGGTGATCATCATCCCCGCCCGCGCCGTGCTGCCTGCGCTCGAGCAATGTGCCACTGCCGGCGTCAGGAACGCAGTCATCATTTCCTCCGGCTTCGCCGAGGAGGGCGGCGACAGCGCGGCGATGCAGGATGCGATCGCGGCGCTGGCGAAGCGCACGGGCATGCGGATCTCCGGGCCCAATGCCGAGGGCTTTTTCAGCCAGGTTCAACGGGTGGCGGCGACGTTCAGTCCGGCCGTGGACGTCAAGCCGGGCGTGGTCCCGCTGGTGGTCACGACCAAGCGGATCGGCATCGTGGCGCAGAGTGGAGGCATCGGCTTTGCCTATTACCATCGCGCCAAGGCGCTTGGCATCGCCGTGAGCTACGTCGTCAGCGCCGGCAACGAATCCGATCTCGGCGCCGGCGAGTTCCTCGACTACATGGTGCGGGATGCCTCGACCCATGTGATCCTGCTCTTCGTCGAAGGCATCCGCGACGTCGACAAATTTCTCGCGGCCGCCCGGCGGGCAGCAGAGCTGAAGAAGCCGGTCATCGTTACGAAGGTCGGCCGCTCCGGCGCCGGCGAGCGCGCGGCAGCCTCGCACACCGCGAGCATGGCCGGCTGGTCAACGGCCTATGACGCGGTGTTTGCGAAATATGGTTTTATCGTATCCAACGATCTCGACGAGGCGCTGACGATCGCCGCGGTGCTTGTGAGCAATCCGCTGCCGAAAGGCGATCGTGTCGCCGTCGTCACGACGTCAGGCGGCGCCGGCATCTGGGGCGCGGATGCCGTGGCGTTGCAGGGCTTGCAGGTGCCGGAGCTTTCCCGGTCGATCCAGACGGAGATCGGAAAGCTGATGCCCTCCTACGGCACCGCGCGCAACCCGATCGATGTCACGGCGCAGGGGGTGACTTCGGGCGGGCTCCAGAAGAGCGTCGACCTGCTCACGATTTCTGATGACGTCGATGCGATTCTGGTCGTGCTGTCGCTGTCGAGCGACGTGCGCAAGCCCTTCAAAGAGCCCGAGCTGACGCCGGCGCTGGTGGCGCAGCACAAGCCGGTGGTGTTCTATTCCTACACGGTGCCGTCAGACTTCGCACGGCGCGAACTCGCCGCATCAGGTGTCGTCGTGCTGTCAGGCCTGACCCATGTCGGTGTCGCGATGCGGCGGGCCGTCGACTATGCGAAGTTCAGCCCGCCGATGCCTGCCGACGAGACGCGGTTGCCGGTGCGCGATCTCTCTGCGCACCTGACCTCGCCGGTTCTGTCCGAGGCGGACAGCAAGGCGCTGCTCCGCACCGCCGGCATTGCGCTGACCGACGAGGTGCTGGTGAAAGACAAGAGCGAGCTGGATGCGGCGGTCGCCCGCGTCGGCTTTCCGCTCGTGATGAAGATCCAGTCGCCCGACATTGCTCACAAGAGCGAAGTCGGCGGCGTGCGGGTCAACATCACGACCAAGGGCGAGGTGTTTCTGGCGTTCGAGGCGCTGCTCGACAATGCACGCAAGCATCGGCCGGAGGCCGGCATTCAAGGCGTGCTGGTCGGGCCAATGGCGAGGCGCGGTGTCGAGATCATTGTGGGTACGATGACGGACAAGACGTTTGGCCCGATGGTCATGGTGGGCCTTGGCGGCATCACCACGGAGCTGTTCCGCGATGTCGTTTACCGCCCCGCGCCGGTCAGTGCGGCCGAAGCCGGGGCGATGCTGGCCGGGCTGAAAGCTGCGCCGCTGCTGAACGGCTTTCGCGGGGCGGCGAAGACGGATGTTGCGGCGCTGGCGCAGCTGATCGCGGATATCTCAGTGCTCGCCGCGCGGCATGCAGGCGAGATTGCGGAGATCGAGCTCAATCCGGTGCTGGTGCATCCGGAGGGGCAGGGCGTGACTGTTGTCGATGCGCTGGTGGTGAGGAGGAAGTAA
- a CDS encoding acyl-CoA dehydrogenase family protein yields the protein MAESDNIVVETAEKIFADLADPQTINNDKKNSWQAPLWQALSEAGLPLAWVPDDLGGSGASLADGFALLNAAGRFAVAVPLAETMLAGWLLAQAKIASPEGEMTVLPASPKDRITVNADGALSGRARGVPFAKAAKHFAVLAHGKDGVSIALVDAAKVRTESGLNVGYDHSDTVTLDKVQPVTIKAAPKGADQTTLMLMGGVARSLQIAGALESMLDISVRYSNERVAFEKKISKFQAVQHNLARLAGESAAALAAATSAADAIANAKSFDDEVYLEAASAKIRCAEAAEKGGAIAHQVHGAIGFTIEHILHRYSLRALAWRDDFGSESHWAVELGKLVASRGADELWPLVASR from the coding sequence GTGGCGGAGAGTGACAATATCGTCGTCGAGACCGCGGAGAAGATCTTCGCCGATCTCGCCGATCCGCAGACTATCAACAACGACAAGAAGAATTCGTGGCAGGCGCCGCTGTGGCAGGCGCTGAGCGAAGCCGGCCTGCCGCTGGCATGGGTGCCCGACGATCTCGGCGGCTCCGGCGCGAGCCTTGCGGACGGTTTTGCCTTGTTGAACGCTGCCGGCCGCTTCGCGGTCGCGGTTCCCCTGGCGGAAACGATGCTCGCCGGCTGGCTGCTCGCGCAGGCCAAGATCGCCTCGCCCGAAGGCGAGATGACCGTGCTGCCGGCCTCTCCAAAGGATCGCATCACTGTTAATGCCGACGGCGCACTCTCCGGTCGCGCGCGCGGCGTGCCCTTTGCCAAAGCGGCGAAGCACTTTGCGGTGCTCGCGCATGGCAAGGATGGGGTCTCCATTGCGCTGGTCGATGCCGCCAAGGTGCGAACCGAGTCGGGGCTCAATGTCGGCTATGACCACAGCGATACCGTCACGCTCGACAAGGTCCAACCCGTTACCATCAAGGCCGCACCAAAAGGCGCTGACCAGACTACGCTGATGCTGATGGGCGGAGTCGCGCGCAGCCTGCAGATCGCAGGCGCGCTGGAATCCATGCTCGACATCTCCGTGCGCTATTCCAACGAACGCGTCGCCTTCGAGAAGAAGATCTCGAAGTTCCAGGCGGTGCAGCACAATCTCGCGCGTCTCGCCGGCGAATCCGCAGCGGCACTCGCAGCCGCGACGTCTGCGGCTGATGCGATCGCGAACGCAAAGTCGTTCGACGACGAGGTCTATCTCGAGGCAGCCTCCGCAAAGATCCGCTGCGCGGAAGCCGCAGAAAAGGGCGGCGCCATCGCGCATCAGGTGCATGGTGCGATCGGCTTCACCATCGAGCACATCCTGCACCGCTATTCGCTGCGGGCGCTGGCCTGGCGCGATGATTTCGGATCCGAGAGCCACTGGGCCGTCGAGCTCGGCAAACTCGTCGCCTCCCGGGGCGCTGATGAATTGTGGCCACTCGTGGCGTCGCGCTGA
- a CDS encoding enoyl-CoA hydratase/isomerase family protein — MSTYTDIGVEKVGHVGTIEIRRPPFNFFDISLINQIADALDEFDRDIEIRASVLSAQGKAFCAGANFQDPARQAQEAREADKKAKGDPADSLGAINHLYIQAVRIFRAKKPIVAAVQGAAIGGGLGLAVSADFRVTCPEARFAANFTKLGFHPGFGLTATLPELIGKNNAELMFYTSRRVTGEEAYKWGLANVLVPQDQVKAGAMKLAAEIAECSPLGLVSTRATMRAGLADRVMAATNHELAEQTRLRATEDFKEGVKATEERRVANFKGR; from the coding sequence ATGAGCACCTACACAGATATCGGCGTCGAGAAGGTCGGACACGTCGGCACCATCGAAATTCGCAGGCCTCCGTTCAACTTCTTCGACATCTCGCTCATCAACCAGATCGCGGATGCGCTCGACGAATTCGACCGCGACATCGAGATCCGCGCCTCCGTCCTCTCGGCGCAGGGCAAGGCGTTCTGCGCCGGCGCGAATTTCCAGGATCCGGCCCGGCAAGCGCAAGAGGCGCGCGAAGCCGACAAGAAGGCCAAGGGCGATCCGGCCGACAGCCTCGGCGCGATCAACCATCTCTATATCCAGGCCGTGCGCATCTTCCGCGCCAAGAAGCCGATCGTGGCAGCCGTGCAGGGCGCCGCTATTGGTGGCGGCCTCGGGCTTGCTGTGTCTGCGGATTTCCGCGTCACCTGCCCCGAAGCCCGATTCGCCGCTAACTTCACGAAGCTCGGCTTCCATCCCGGCTTCGGCCTGACGGCGACGCTGCCCGAGCTGATCGGCAAGAACAACGCCGAGCTGATGTTCTACACCAGCCGCCGCGTCACCGGCGAAGAAGCCTATAAATGGGGCCTCGCCAATGTGCTGGTGCCGCAGGACCAGGTGAAGGCCGGCGCGATGAAGCTCGCCGCCGAGATCGCCGAATGCTCCCCGCTCGGCCTGGTCTCCACCCGCGCCACCATGCGCGCTGGATTGGCCGATCGCGTGATGGCCGCAACCAATCACGAGCTCGCCGAGCAGACCCGCCTGCGCGCGACGGAAGATTTCAAGGAAGGCGTGAAGGCCACGGAAGAGCGGCGCGTGGCGAATTTCAAGGGGCGGTAA